The following are encoded together in the Oncorhynchus gorbuscha isolate QuinsamMale2020 ecotype Even-year linkage group LG03, OgorEven_v1.0, whole genome shotgun sequence genome:
- the trappc6b gene encoding trafficking protein particle complex subunit 6b has product MADEALFQFLHNEVIQYIYKSSEHGEMENGRCITKLENMGFRVGQGLIERFTKDTARFKDELDVMKFICKDFWTCVFKKQIDNLRTNHQGIYVLQDNKFRLLTQLSAGKQYLEHAPKYLAFTCGLVRGGLSNLGVKSIVTAEVSVMPACKFQVMIQKM; this is encoded by the exons ATGGCAGACGAAGCCCTTTTTCAGTTTTTACACAATGAGgtgatacagtatatatacaaatCATCTGAACATGGGGAAATG GAAAATGGGAGATGTATTACCAAACTGGAAAATATGGGATTCCGGGTGGGTCAGGGACTAATAGAAAG GTTcaccaaagacacagcacggtttAAAGATGAGCTTGATGTCATGAAATTCATCTGCAAAGACTTCTGGACCTGTGTCTTCAAAAAGCAAATTGACAACCTAAGAACAAACCACCAA GGTATTTATGTCCTGCAGGATAACAAGTTCCGGTTACTCACTCAGCTCTCTGCCGGTAAACAGTATTTGGAGCATGCCCCAAAG TATTTGGCGTTCACATGTGGCCTGGTTAGAGGAGGGCTTTCCAACCTGGGAGTGAAGAGTATTGTCACAGCAGAGGTGTCCGTTATGCCTGCCT GTAAATTTCAGGTCATGATCCAGAAAATGTAG
- the tpx2 gene encoding targeting protein for Xklp2 has product MDGDMAQSESASHYEFDAPSHVIDFKALDTEDNADIWFDQCAGQDGGMFGHLATPNRNNMPFGMTPKTHLPRVIVSPRVKDNSNSVEAPSTSSGPTTADSQSMSSATLPNIVTSWGNKPALVAALPKRKGPPAQPHRVSKRKEAACNEEGRHTALQVPPPVKKQRRSSSQPPRRSLSVRTSVRLNPKAATQARHVAAAPTTTQHKSSEQQEMERIKTLQKEVADQRKRNEASYRAAMAGSQPPKKLALATTVPKEFNFSTDGRVKVGTLPPHKEMDFTAQLRKHPSSPAKAPNGTTVPKPFNLSTGSKRKLEEPAPYVPMAQQIEQFQRRTPTRYHLRSRQSHERGPSPVKSEQLKITHPHTPLLMTRQRRRPTAVKSSAELEAEELQKLQQFKFKALELNRKILEGALNPKKPSVKESTRPEGFHLHMDKRLADRNASKKPEEPEEQHTFHSRPLPVRILEEVVGVPEKKVPCPTVPESPAWALKKRVRIDRKVEEVKPPAPLKAHAAPHFGLPFQPKLQDKTHMDVCPFSFEERECEKRLLKEKRLEELRHEEVPKFKAQPLPDFHEVVLPEKKVAEPTKPEPFKLLIDERGAVKHDRWEQMVKEEQKHQAEAATFKARPNMVTHKEPFMPKKENRSVLEDINNSVVPEGFQLSTERRAKERLEFDRAVSEKEALRACMEEEQRREQEEREKEDMARLRLEQVHKAQPVRRYKQLELKKSDVTLTVPQSPNFSDRFRM; this is encoded by the exons ATGGACGGTGATATGGCGCAGAGTGAATCGGCAAGTCACTACGAATTTGATGCACCGTCACATGTAATTGATTTCAAAGCATTGGATACGGAGGACAACGCAGACATTTGGTTTG ACCAGTGTGCTGGCCAGGATGGTGGAATGTTTGGCCACCTTGCCACCCCAAACAGAAACAATATGCCATTTGGAATGACCCCTAAAACACACTTGCCCAGGGTGATTGTATCTCCCAGGGTGAAGGACAACTCTAACTCAG TAGAGGCCCCAAGTACTTCCTCGGGACCCACCACAGCAGATTCCCAGAGCATGTCCTCAGCTACCCTCCCCAACATTGTCACCTCCTGGGGAAATAAGCCAGCTCTGGTAGCTGCCCTGCCAAAAAGGAAGGGACCCCCTGCCCAACCGCATAG GGTGTCAAAGCGCAAAGAGGCAGCCTGCAATGAGGAAGGACGGCACACCGCCCTTCAAGTGCCACCACCTGTCAAGAAGCAGAGAAG GAGCTCATCTCAGCCCCCCAGGCGCAGTCTCAGTGTCCGCACCTCCGTGCGACTCAACCCCAAAGCAGCCACGCAGGCCCGGCACGTTGCAGCAGCCCCCACCACCACACA GCATAAGAGCTCTGAGCAGCAGGAGATGGAGCGCATCAAGACTCTTCAGAAGGAAGTGGCTGACCAGCGGAAGAGGAACGAGGCCAGTTACAGGGCTGCAATGGCAGGCA GTCAGCCCCCTAAGAAGCTGGCTCTGGCCACCACCGTACCCAAGGAGTTCAACTTCAGCACAGACGGACGTGTCAAGGTCGGCACCTTGCCACCGCACAAGGAGATGGACTTCACCGCTCAGCTCCGCAAGCACCCATCCTCCCCT GCCAAGGCACCAAATGGTACCACTGTGCCCAAGCCCTTTAACCTGTCTACTGGCAGCAAGAGGAAGCTGGAGGAACCTGCCCCCTACGTGCCCATGGCACAGCAGATTGAGCAGTTTCAGAGACGGACTCCAACCCGCTACCACCTTCGCAGTCGACAGAGCCACGAGAGGG GCCCGTCGCCTGTGAAGAGTGAGCAGCTGAAGATCACCCACCCTCACACCCCTCTGCTGATGACCCGGCAGAGGCGTCGACCCACGGCAGTCAAGAGCAGCGCTGAGCTTGAGGCTGAGGAACTTCAGAAACTCCAACA GTTTAAGTTCAAGGCCCTGGAGCTGAACAGGAAGATCCTAGAGGGGGCGCTGAATCCCAAGAAGCCCTCGGTGAAGGAGTCCACGCGGCCGGAGGGCTTCCATTTGCACATGGACAAGAGGCTGGCGGATCGAAATGCCAGTAAGAAGCCGGAGGAGCCAGAGGAGCAGCACACCTTCCACTCCCGCCCGCTGCCGGTTAGGATCctagaggaggtggtg GGTGTCCCGGAGAAGAAGGTGCCATGTCCCACTGTTCCAGAGTCCCCTGCATGGGCCCTGAAGAAGAGGGTGCGCATAGACAGAAAGGTGGAGGAGGTAAAACCCCCGGCCCCGCTCAAGGCCCACGCGGCGCCCCACTTTGGCCTGCCCTTCCAGCCTAAGCTCCAGGACAAGACCCATATGGACGTGTGCCCCTTCTCCTTTGAAGAGCGGGAGTGTGAGAAAAGGCTGCTGAAAGAGAAGAGGCTGGAGGAGCTTAGGCATGAAGAG GTGCCAAAGTTCAAGGCCCAGCCGCTGCCGGACTTCCATGAAGTGGTCCTGCCAGAGAAGAAGGTGGCTGAGCCCACCAAGCCTGAGCCCTTCAAGCTGCTCATTGATGAGCGGGGAGCTGTCAAGCACGACCGCTGGGAGCAGATG GTGAAGGAGGAACAGAAGCACCAGGCGGAGGCAGCCACCTTCAAAGCTCGACCAAATATGGTCACTCACAAAGAGCCGTTCATGCCCAAGAAAGAGAACCGCTCTGTCCTGG AAGACATTAATAATTCCGTAGTTCCAGAGGGCTTCCAGCTGTCTACAGAGCGCCGCGCCAAGGAGCGGCTGGAGTTTGACCGGGCGGTGAGTGAGAAGGAGGCGCTGAGGGCTTGCATGGAGGAGGAACAGCGCAGGGAGCAGGAGGAGCGTGAGAAGGAGGACATGGCCAGGCTACGCCTGGAACAG GTCCACAAAGCCCAACCTGTCAGACGTTACAAACAGCTGGAGCTGAAGAAGAGCGATGTCACACTCACTGTGCCCCAATCTCCCAACTTTTCTGATCGCTTCCGCATGTAA
- the LOC124031811 gene encoding zinc finger protein PLAGL2-like has protein sequence MFQQKEHLKSHLQAHDANRQVFQCQECGKQYSTQLGYRRHLLATHTPTSLSGELHFQEGEPTLLEQLGSHTDRPQPLGGATDAIRERKYSCERCDRRFYTRKDVRRHAVVHTGRRDFLCPRCAQRFGRRDHLTRHLKKSHVQEATPTTPTATPAPTTPGPVKEEQSPVSCGMGPPSKEPIETFPMDMYSSYPLQTMSNPGMGHHHHSLMQVSLSTAMGVGRHMPDPAPHPHHHLPQPQQQQQPYGHMPRYQHGSTSYPHPDTESFLMDLQSGLPPHLTAASSSTSSSPQREVLSEAQGGPGAGDPRILSRSPALSSAELSCAANMDLGPLLGFLPFGLPPYSAHMSMGGLVIGYPSSSTSTEPPSSSSPLPSQAPGGLTFLQPPQPHTPQGPGTHNHNNNQLPQGFSNPGMSTSTSLPRYYQAFQQ, from the coding sequence ATGTTCCAACAGAAGGAGCACCTGAAAAGCCACCTGCAGGCCCATGACGCCAACAGGCAGGTGTTCCAATGTCAGGAGTGTGGCAAACAGTACAGCACTCAGCTGGGTTACCGGCGCCACCTTCTGGCCACTCacacccccacctccctctctggtGAGCTCCATTTCCAGGAGGGAGAGCCCACCCTGCTGGAGCAGCTAGGGAGCCACACCGACAGGCCTCAGCCACTGGGGGGTGCCACCGACGCCATCAGGGAGAGGAAGTATTCGTGCGAGCGTTGCGACCGACGCTTCTACACCCGCAAGGATGTGCGGCGCCACGCTGTGGTGCACACGGGCCGCCGGGACTTCCTGTGCCCGCGCTGTGCCCAGCGCTTTGGCCGCAGGGACCATCTGACACGCCACCTGAAGAAGAGCCACGTCCAGGAGGCCACACCCACCACCCCCACAGCCACACCTGCCCCCACCACACCTGGCCCCGTAAAGGAGGAACAGAGTCCTGTGTCATGTGGCATGGGGCCCCCCTCAAAGGAGCCCATAGAGACCTTCCCCATGGACATGTACAGCAGCTACCCCCTGCAGACCATGTCCAATCCAGGCATGGGCCACCACCACCATTCCCTCATGCAGGTTTCCCTGTCCACGGCCATGGGGGTGGGCCGCCACATGCCGGACCCCGCtccccatccccaccaccaccttcCCCAGccccagcagcaacagcagcctTATGGCCACATGCCCAGGTACCAGCATGGATCTACCTCATATCCCCACCCTGACACGGAGAGCTTTCTCATGGACCTGCAGAGTGGGCTGCCTCCACACCTGACCGcagcctcctcctctacctcctcctctcctcagaggGAGGTGCTCTCAGAAGCCCAGGGTGGGCCAGGGGCCGGGGACCCCCGCATTCTATCCAGGAGCCCCGCTCTCTCCTCGGCCGAGTTGTCATGCGCTGCTAACATGGACCTGGGTCCTCTCCTGGGCTTCCTGCCGTTCGGCTTGCCTCCCTACAGTGCTCATATGAGTATGGGAGGTCTGGTGATTGGCTACCCCTCTAGCTCCACCTCCACTGAGCCGccctcctcctccagtccccTGCCTTCTCAGGCCCCAGGAGGCCTTACCTTCCTGCAGCCTCCACAACCGCACACACCCCAGGGTCCCGGAacccacaaccacaacaacaaccagctACCTCAGGGGTTCAGCAACCCTGGAATGAGCACTTCCACCTCCCTACCTCGCTACTACCAGGCCTTTCAACAGTGA